The [Eubacterium] siraeum genome contains a region encoding:
- a CDS encoding sodium-dependent transporter, with amino-acid sequence MEKQKHKRSSFSGKLGFVLAAAGASVGLGNIWRFPYLAAKYGGGIFLLIYIILALTFGYTMITAETAIGRMTQKSPVGAYRSFGKSKWLTLGGWINAVIPILIVPYYSVIGGWVIKYLYEYIIGNGGQLASDGYFTGFISSGGSAEICFLIFTALTVAVIFGGVRNGIERVSKFMMPVLVILSIMITAYSVTMPGALEGVKYFLIPNFSNFSWMTVVSAMGQMFYSLSIAMGILITFGSYMKKDVSIEKSTTNVEIFDTGIAIMAGLMIIPAVFAFSGGDPDTLQAGPSLMFITLPKIFSGLSAGTFVGILFFFLVLCAALTSSIALTESAVSTFQDQLGWGRKKSTVIVTVIMIALGTLSCLGYGPLGFAQILGMQMLDFFDFLTNSVMMPIAAIATCLLISRVVGVKKIEEEMTAENGTFKRKKIFNFMIKYLCPVFAAIILISSVANAFGIIKM; translated from the coding sequence ATGGAAAAACAAAAGCATAAACGCAGTTCCTTTTCGGGAAAGCTCGGATTTGTTCTTGCCGCAGCAGGTGCATCGGTAGGACTGGGCAATATATGGAGGTTTCCGTATCTTGCGGCTAAATACGGCGGAGGAATTTTTCTGCTGATATATATCATCCTTGCGCTGACATTCGGCTATACGATGATAACCGCCGAAACCGCAATAGGCAGAATGACGCAGAAAAGCCCTGTCGGCGCATACCGCTCATTCGGAAAATCAAAGTGGCTGACGCTCGGTGGCTGGATAAACGCAGTAATACCGATTCTGATAGTGCCATACTACTCTGTTATCGGCGGCTGGGTCATCAAATATCTTTATGAATATATAATCGGAAACGGCGGACAGCTCGCCTCCGACGGATATTTTACAGGCTTTATTTCAAGCGGCGGCAGTGCCGAGATATGTTTCCTTATCTTCACGGCGCTTACGGTTGCAGTAATTTTCGGCGGGGTACGAAACGGCATTGAGCGTGTATCGAAGTTCATGATGCCTGTGCTTGTTATCCTTTCGATAATGATAACCGCATATTCCGTTACTATGCCCGGCGCACTTGAGGGTGTGAAATATTTCCTGATACCGAACTTCTCTAACTTCTCGTGGATGACGGTAGTATCCGCTATGGGTCAGATGTTCTACTCGCTGTCGATAGCAATGGGCATACTGATAACATTCGGCTCATATATGAAAAAAGACGTTTCAATAGAAAAGTCTACTACCAACGTTGAAATATTCGACACGGGCATTGCGATTATGGCAGGACTTATGATAATACCTGCCGTATTTGCGTTCTCAGGCGGCGATCCCGATACACTGCAGGCAGGACCATCGCTGATGTTCATTACGCTTCCTAAGATCTTTTCAGGGCTTTCGGCAGGAACGTTTGTCGGAATACTTTTCTTCTTCCTCGTTTTATGTGCGGCCCTGACAAGCTCAATTGCACTTACAGAAAGTGCGGTATCGACCTTTCAGGATCAGCTCGGCTGGGGAAGAAAGAAATCGACCGTAATAGTCACCGTCATTATGATAGCACTCGGAACACTGTCCTGTCTTGGCTACGGACCGCTCGGCTTTGCGCAGATACTCGGCATGCAGATGCTTGATTTCTTTGACTTTCTTACAAACTCGGTAATGATGCCGATAGCGGCTATCGCAACCTGCCTGCTTATTTCAAGAGTTGTGGGCGTAAAGAAGATCGAAGAAGAAATGACTGCGGAAAACGGCACATTCAAGCGAAAGAAGATATTCAATTTTATGATAAAATATCTTTGTCCCGTATTTGCGGCGATAATTCTTATAAGCTCGGTCGCAAACGCTTTCGGAATAATAAAGATGTAA
- a CDS encoding phenylacetate--CoA ligase yields MKLNEKQLAMVDAQIKRLIKTDSYYGKMYRDAGIDGVSSQEDFEKLPFSSKADLRYAYPLGIQAVPDEEVVRIHSSSGTTGKPVIIPYTAKDVDDWSLMIARCYEMAGITDKDRIQITAGYGLWTAGIGFQAGCEKLGAMAIPMGPGNTDKQLQMMVDLKSTVLTATSSYALLLSEEINKRNMRDKIYLKKGIFGSERWSDKMRNYIKTELGVEIYDIYGLTEIYGPGIGISCAEDDGMHYWDDYVYIEIIDPKTEKPVPDGVEGEVVITTLVKEGAPLLRFRTHDISRIIPEPCKCGSHYPRLDTVKGRSDDMFKVHGVNMFPSQVEEILGMVDGVSSEYNINIAHDESINRDVILVTVEAEGRVSFDKTGDTIRELFKSKLSVTPKITVVPVGTLPRTEKKAKRVIDHRE; encoded by the coding sequence ATGAAACTGAATGAGAAACAGCTGGCGATGGTTGACGCTCAGATAAAAAGACTTATCAAAACGGACAGCTATTACGGAAAGATGTACAGAGATGCCGGAATTGACGGTGTTTCAAGCCAGGAGGACTTTGAAAAGCTCCCCTTTTCGAGCAAGGCAGATCTGAGATATGCTTATCCGCTCGGAATACAGGCTGTACCCGATGAAGAAGTGGTGCGTATACATTCTTCTTCAGGCACAACGGGTAAGCCTGTAATTATCCCTTATACAGCCAAGGACGTTGATGACTGGTCGCTGATGATAGCACGTTGCTATGAAATGGCAGGAATCACCGACAAGGACCGCATACAGATTACGGCAGGATACGGCCTGTGGACAGCAGGAATCGGATTTCAGGCAGGCTGTGAAAAGCTGGGCGCTATGGCTATCCCGATGGGACCGGGCAACACCGATAAACAGCTTCAGATGATGGTAGACCTTAAATCAACGGTTCTTACGGCAACATCTTCTTATGCCTTACTTCTTTCTGAGGAAATAAACAAACGCAATATGCGTGATAAGATTTATCTTAAGAAGGGTATTTTCGGCTCTGAGCGTTGGAGCGATAAGATGCGTAACTACATAAAAACTGAGCTTGGCGTTGAAATATACGATATTTACGGTCTTACCGAAATATACGGACCCGGTATAGGTATCAGCTGTGCAGAAGATGACGGTATGCACTACTGGGACGATTATGTTTATATTGAAATAATCGACCCGAAAACAGAAAAGCCCGTTCCCGACGGGGTAGAGGGCGAGGTAGTAATTACTACTCTTGTAAAGGAAGGCGCACCGCTCCTGCGTTTCAGAACGCACGATATATCACGCATTATCCCCGAGCCTTGTAAGTGCGGAAGTCATTATCCCAGACTCGACACGGTAAAGGGACGCAGTGACGATATGTTCAAGGTACACGGCGTAAATATGTTCCCGAGCCAGGTCGAAGAAATACTCGGAATGGTGGACGGCGTTTCAAGTGAGTACAATATCAATATTGCACACGATGAAAGCATAAACCGTGACGTTATCCTTGTAACTGTCGAGGCAGAGGGCAGAGTCAGCTTCGACAAGACAGGCGATACTATAAGAGAGCTGTTCAAGTCAAAGCTCAGCGTTACACCGAAGATAACCGTTGTTCCTGTCGGAACGCTTCCGAGAACAGAGAAGAAGGCAAAGAGAGTTATCGACCACAGAGAATAA
- a CDS encoding indolepyruvate oxidoreductase subunit beta encodes MNKNILICGVGGQGTVLASKIIAASAMIEGSAVHSAETIGMAQRGGSVTSHVRIGEAYSPLIPYGTADMILAFEPAEAVRNLIYLKKGGIVIVNSVPVKPVTESLADTGYDGTAMLEYLKSKCGCVVIDAKKICEPFGSSRYFNIAILGVAVGTGRLGISKETILKEIEKRVPSKFVETNKAAFFAGYGEGEKYETE; translated from the coding sequence ATGAATAAAAACATACTTATCTGCGGTGTCGGCGGACAGGGAACCGTGCTTGCATCAAAGATTATAGCGGCATCAGCTATGATTGAAGGCAGTGCAGTGCATTCTGCCGAAACCATAGGAATGGCACAGCGTGGAGGTTCGGTAACGAGCCATGTAAGAATAGGCGAGGCATATTCTCCTCTGATTCCTTACGGCACAGCCGATATGATACTTGCCTTTGAGCCTGCTGAGGCTGTTCGTAATCTGATATATCTCAAAAAGGGCGGTATTGTTATTGTAAACAGCGTTCCGGTAAAGCCCGTTACAGAATCGCTTGCCGATACAGGCTATGACGGAACCGCAATGCTCGAATATCTTAAAAGCAAATGCGGCTGCGTTGTTATAGACGCAAAGAAGATATGCGAACCGTTCGGCTCGTCACGATATTTCAATATTGCGATACTCGGAGTAGCTGTCGGCACAGGCAGGCTCGGCATATCAAAGGAAACCATACTGAAAGAAATAGAAAAACGTGTACCTTCAAAATTTGTCGAAACGAATAAAGCGGCATTTTTTGCAGGATACGGTGAGGGTGAAAAATATGAAACTGAATGA
- a CDS encoding beta-galactosidase: MSRFEIRDKFYLDGKPFKVISGSIHYFRTVPEYWQDRLEKLVNIGCNTVETYIPWNFHETEKGNFNWNGMHDICRFIELADKLGLYMIIRPSPYICSEWEFGGLPAWLLKDRSMRLRCSYKPYLNAVDSYYSVLMPKLAPYQIDNGGNIIMMQIENEYGYYGNDTSYLEFLRDTMRKYGITVPFVTSDGPWSEFVFKSGMVDGALPTGNFGSSAEWQFGEMRRFIGEDKPLMCMEFWNGWFDVWGEEHNITAPEKAAQELDILLKNGSMNFYMFEGGTNFGFMSGKNNEKKTGIVTSYDYDAPLTEDGRITEKYEKCKEVISRYTDINEVPLTTQIRRLEYGEIRCTAKTDLFSTLDSISDPVKSVYPLSFEELDSYYGYVLYRLHIRENETVSTVRCENAADRVQGFRNGKYAFTAFAETIDEQFELAEKSAGGTTDLLVENIGRVNFGTGLECQHKGVLGGIRINDHRQYGFEMFTLPLDENQLDRIDYNRGYNDGVPAFYKFEFEISETADTFLDTDGFRKGVAFINGFNLGRFWNIGPQKKLYIPAPLLKKGKNEIVIFETEGNSADSITLSDNN; the protein is encoded by the coding sequence ATGTCAAGATTTGAGATAAGAGATAAGTTTTATTTGGACGGGAAACCGTTCAAGGTAATTTCGGGTTCAATACATTATTTCCGCACCGTACCGGAATATTGGCAGGACAGGCTTGAAAAGCTCGTAAATATCGGATGCAATACAGTTGAAACGTATATTCCGTGGAATTTTCACGAAACTGAAAAAGGAAATTTCAATTGGAACGGAATGCATGATATCTGCCGTTTTATAGAGCTTGCCGATAAACTCGGACTTTATATGATTATCAGACCGTCGCCGTATATCTGTTCAGAGTGGGAGTTCGGCGGATTGCCTGCTTGGTTGTTAAAAGACCGTTCAATGCGTCTGAGATGCTCCTACAAGCCGTACCTTAATGCAGTGGACAGTTATTACAGCGTTCTTATGCCAAAGCTTGCACCTTATCAGATTGATAATGGCGGCAATATAATTATGATGCAGATTGAAAATGAGTATGGCTATTACGGAAATGACACGTCATATCTTGAGTTTCTGAGAGATACTATGCGTAAGTATGGCATAACTGTACCGTTTGTGACATCTGATGGGCCGTGGAGTGAATTTGTTTTCAAATCAGGTATGGTTGACGGTGCATTGCCGACCGGCAATTTCGGCTCTTCTGCTGAATGGCAGTTTGGTGAAATGCGGCGTTTTATCGGAGAAGATAAGCCGCTCATGTGTATGGAATTCTGGAACGGCTGGTTTGACGTCTGGGGCGAAGAACACAATATCACAGCACCTGAAAAGGCAGCTCAAGAACTTGATATTCTGCTCAAAAATGGCAGTATGAATTTCTATATGTTCGAGGGCGGAACAAATTTCGGGTTTATGTCCGGAAAGAACAATGAGAAAAAGACAGGCATAGTGACATCGTATGATTATGATGCGCCCTTGACAGAAGATGGTCGAATAACCGAAAAATACGAAAAGTGCAAAGAGGTGATTTCTCGTTATACCGATATAAATGAAGTCCCGCTTACAACACAAATAAGACGTCTGGAATACGGAGAAATCCGATGCACAGCCAAAACCGATCTTTTCAGCACACTTGACAGTATCTCAGACCCAGTAAAGTCGGTGTACCCGCTGAGCTTTGAGGAACTGGACAGCTATTACGGTTATGTTCTTTACAGATTACACATCAGGGAAAACGAAACAGTCAGCACTGTGAGATGCGAAAATGCCGCAGACAGAGTACAAGGCTTCAGAAACGGCAAGTATGCGTTTACGGCCTTTGCCGAAACGATAGACGAACAGTTTGAGCTTGCTGAAAAATCCGCAGGCGGAACAACAGACCTACTTGTTGAGAACATCGGCAGAGTTAACTTTGGCACAGGACTTGAGTGCCAGCACAAGGGCGTTCTCGGCGGAATAAGAATTAACGATCACAGGCAGTATGGATTTGAAATGTTCACACTTCCACTTGATGAAAATCAGCTTGACAGAATAGACTATAACCGTGGTTACAATGACGGTGTACCGGCATTCTATAAATTTGAATTTGAAATAAGTGAAACCGCTGATACATTTCTGGATACCGATGGCTTCAGAAAGGGTGTTGCGTTTATTAACGGATTCAATCTCGGCAGATTCTGGAATATAGGCCCTCAGAAAAAGCTGTATATTCCGGCTCCGCTTCTGAAAAAAGGTAAAAATGAAATAGTTATTTTTGAAACCGAAGGAAACAGCGCAGACAGCATCACTTTATCCGATAATAACTGA
- the iorA gene encoding indolepyruvate ferredoxin oxidoreductase subunit alpha, giving the protein MQEYVMGNGAIALGALAAGVNLVAGYPGTPSSEILETISKYRHDGVYIEWSVNEKAAMEVAAAAAYSGARAMVTMKQVGLNVAADPLMSLAYVGVKGGMVIVSADDPGPISSQTEQDTRRFADFCRIPVFDPSSPEEAYKMIGDAFEYSEKYNTPVLFRPTTRVCHAYASIDNCDSPSPKKYEGFVKDSKKWVIFPRLSFANHIMIEKRNVEIGKDFSTYSANKAEGGNSEKAVVTSGISYAYTKECLKDYPDVKLIKIATAYPFPEDFVLSSLEGAKEVLCIEELSPFIEEQILKLAGKHGLQLRVSGKLDGKVQAGGENSTDKIAAILGEFLGKDFTAEGYDLSDAPVLPVRPPVLCAGCPHRASFYAVKQAMKGRKAYFCGDIGCYTLGNAMPLDMVDTCLCMGAGITMAQGFNHTDSDGVCFGFVGDSTFFASGITGVVNAVHNNADMILCVLDNSTTAMTGHQSHPGLDNNLMGQIVDKINIAKVLEGIGVKKIITVDPLDLDASVKAVCECADMPGVKAVIFKSPCIAISKPTAKCRISDKCIQCKKCIREIGCPALIVADGKVTIDNNLCTGCKLCAQICPVNAIGGGADE; this is encoded by the coding sequence ATGCAAGAATATGTAATGGGAAACGGTGCGATAGCACTGGGTGCGCTTGCGGCAGGTGTAAATCTTGTTGCAGGTTATCCGGGTACACCGTCCTCCGAAATACTTGAAACCATTTCGAAATACCGGCACGACGGCGTATATATCGAATGGTCTGTAAACGAAAAAGCCGCTATGGAAGTAGCGGCAGCTGCGGCATACAGCGGCGCAAGAGCAATGGTGACTATGAAACAGGTTGGACTCAACGTTGCCGCCGATCCGCTTATGTCACTCGCCTATGTAGGCGTAAAGGGCGGTATGGTGATAGTGTCGGCTGACGACCCCGGTCCTATATCTTCACAGACAGAGCAGGATACCAGAAGATTCGCTGATTTCTGCCGTATACCCGTGTTTGATCCGTCATCTCCCGAAGAAGCGTATAAGATGATAGGTGATGCGTTTGAGTATTCGGAAAAATACAACACTCCCGTTTTATTCAGACCTACGACCCGTGTCTGTCACGCCTACGCTTCGATTGATAACTGCGATAGCCCTTCACCTAAGAAATACGAGGGCTTTGTAAAGGATTCAAAGAAGTGGGTGATTTTCCCCCGCCTTTCTTTTGCAAATCACATTATGATAGAAAAGCGTAACGTTGAGATCGGTAAGGACTTTTCGACCTACAGCGCCAACAAAGCCGAAGGAGGCAATTCGGAAAAAGCGGTTGTCACATCGGGCATCAGCTACGCATACACAAAGGAATGCCTTAAGGATTATCCGGATGTAAAGCTGATAAAAATCGCTACGGCATATCCTTTCCCCGAAGATTTTGTGCTTTCATCTCTTGAGGGTGCGAAAGAAGTTCTCTGCATAGAGGAGCTTAGCCCGTTTATCGAGGAGCAGATTCTGAAGCTGGCAGGAAAGCACGGCTTACAGCTCAGAGTGTCGGGAAAACTCGACGGAAAGGTTCAGGCAGGCGGTGAAAACAGCACAGATAAGATTGCCGCTATACTCGGCGAATTTTTAGGAAAAGATTTCACGGCGGAGGGCTACGACCTGTCGGACGCTCCTGTGCTTCCTGTTCGTCCTCCTGTGCTTTGTGCAGGTTGTCCCCACCGTGCGTCATTCTATGCGGTAAAGCAGGCTATGAAAGGCAGAAAGGCATATTTCTGCGGCGATATAGGCTGTTATACTCTCGGAAACGCAATGCCTCTTGATATGGTTGATACCTGTCTTTGTATGGGTGCAGGCATCACTATGGCACAGGGCTTTAACCATACTGACAGTGACGGCGTATGCTTCGGCTTTGTCGGTGATTCCACGTTCTTTGCATCGGGCATCACGGGCGTTGTAAATGCGGTACATAATAACGCAGATATGATTCTCTGCGTTCTTGATAATTCCACAACGGCAATGACAGGTCATCAGTCGCACCCCGGTCTTGACAACAACCTTATGGGACAGATAGTTGACAAGATAAATATCGCAAAGGTGCTTGAGGGTATCGGTGTTAAAAAGATAATCACGGTAGACCCGCTTGACCTTGACGCATCTGTAAAGGCTGTCTGTGAATGTGCGGATATGCCCGGTGTGAAGGCTGTGATATTCAAATCACCTTGTATAGCAATATCTAAGCCTACGGCAAAATGCAGAATTTCCGACAAGTGCATACAGTGCAAGAAATGTATCCGTGAGATTGGCTGTCCTGCTCTTATTGTCGCAGACGGTAAGGTGACAATCGACAACAATCTCTGCACAGGATGCAAACTTTGCGCTCAGATTTGCCCTGTAAACGCTATAGGAGGTGGAGCCGATGAATAA
- a CDS encoding SGNH/GDSL hydrolase family protein: MKKIRSFLAFVLTVSVFTATACTSQTGEDSSAADSQSVSQSQGNSDSSSESEADSSQTDKPVTDYTTYVSNTVISTGNNFYIEEAENITYRAYLPVEEYGELEYKFFFTNTVDSTYAKGKIAYVGKSGGSYTVSNATVADGGTGVEDEITNRTPVTFGGETKKDVKPDESYTSDTVTINIPEGHYLVWEWTVSGKGIPCTKMATLTSTTSSSDGTQFNYCDEIPLPQLIGAKRNVKHTLAAIGDSITQGCQTEFMKYEFWASKISTQLGSDVAFFNCGLGWARASDAAANESWLSRVSEYDTVIVAFGTNDIVAGKYGGKKSTAEEIEGCLDTIVSYLTEKGCDVILFNAPPQDFKETNEGIRTALNEKIPAIAEKYEAKFFDFSALLSTEAEPEKAVYGGHPNGEGGTVVADAFVKQFGSIFE; the protein is encoded by the coding sequence ATGAAGAAAATCAGAAGTTTTTTAGCTTTTGTGCTTACGGTTTCGGTGTTTACCGCCACCGCCTGCACTTCTCAGACGGGCGAAGACTCATCCGCTGCCGATTCGCAAAGTGTGTCACAGTCGCAGGGAAACAGTGACAGTTCCTCCGAAAGCGAAGCCGATTCATCGCAGACTGACAAGCCGGTAACAGATTATACGACCTACGTTTCCAACACGGTAATATCGACCGGCAACAATTTTTACATTGAAGAAGCGGAAAACATCACATACAGAGCATATCTTCCTGTCGAGGAATACGGCGAGCTTGAATATAAATTCTTCTTTACAAACACGGTAGACTCTACTTATGCAAAAGGAAAAATCGCTTATGTCGGTAAAAGCGGAGGCAGCTACACCGTATCAAACGCTACAGTTGCAGACGGCGGAACAGGCGTTGAAGATGAAATAACCAACCGCACTCCCGTTACATTCGGAGGCGAAACCAAAAAGGATGTTAAGCCCGATGAAAGCTACACCAGCGACACGGTAACCATCAATATTCCAGAAGGACACTATCTTGTGTGGGAATGGACGGTTTCAGGCAAGGGAATACCCTGCACAAAAATGGCAACTCTTACCTCGACTACAAGCTCATCGGACGGCACGCAGTTCAATTACTGCGATGAAATTCCGCTGCCTCAGCTTATAGGCGCAAAGAGAAACGTAAAGCACACTTTAGCCGCTATCGGCGACAGTATAACGCAGGGCTGTCAGACGGAATTTATGAAATATGAGTTCTGGGCTTCAAAGATATCGACACAGCTTGGAAGTGATGTAGCATTCTTCAACTGCGGTCTTGGCTGGGCAAGAGCAAGTGACGCTGCGGCAAACGAAAGCTGGCTTTCAAGGGTATCGGAATATGACACGGTAATTGTAGCTTTCGGAACAAATGATATAGTAGCCGGAAAATATGGGGGAAAGAAAAGCACTGCGGAAGAGATCGAGGGCTGCCTTGACACGATAGTTTCATATCTCACCGAAAAAGGCTGTGATGTAATCCTGTTCAACGCACCTCCTCAGGACTTCAAGGAAACAAACGAGGGCATAAGGACTGCACTCAACGAAAAAATACCGGCTATTGCCGAAAAATACGAAGCAAAGTTCTTTGACTTCTCTGCTCTGCTGTCAACCGAAGCTGAACCCGAAAAGGCAGTTTACGGCGGTCATCCGAACGGCGAAGGCGGAACTGTTGTAGCAGATGCGTTTGTAAAGCAGTTCGGAAGTATATTTGAATAA
- a CDS encoding glycosyl hydrolase family 59: MGILKRITALAIGAAIMCTAVNTVFAENNNRGDTVNIKIDGSKANTSENLLYRGQGMISCNGSSRLLLDYKEKNPESYSKILEHLYGKNGLKFTHFKVEMGADVNTSSGTEPATMRYEDEKADVTRGAGFQLAADIKKINPDVTLDMLWWSEPKWVSDSSDVYAARYKWYKQTLDAAYETYGLVFDYVSANQNERAVDTDWIIYLSKALKSEKDCPYDYSEIKIVAADECGTWGISRLMMKNKELCDAVDVIGSHYTSFADDTTKKLAEEYGKELWFSEGSSPMTYAQSAYRFDEGNSGLTGLNGVLDIANRMITMVSGGYMTLYEYQPAVAGYYDGVTYCHKQLINACTPWNGYYTLDSGYYMNLHFSQFMDKGWSFIFDACYGDAKVGGDGHALVDAKYSYITACSAEGDYSTIITNTTSEPITYNFEVSNLAKAGNEVYVWETRGPDSNQKYDANYFKKIATVTPENNKYSVTIKPYSMITVSTLNISEPEFDVPQESDNKLLSLPYTDDFGYSDEFLASRGNAPLYTTDEGGAFEVAEKNGEKVLMQKITKDIKANEWGGTPDPTTNFGDDRWYNYSVSADILTDGKDSYAGVGLRYILADSGRSGYSVTLYENGNWIFFGGKKKILDGNIADFDSSKWHNVKISALNNDITVSVDGEKIIDYKAEEGGYSAGRAALYSSYNNCCFDNIKVEATDSVQPYVNKFDNFDNIFTYSENGWEHSTMDSFKNYKRTISHGAEGGYLTVDFEGTGIILTGAQKGDTVVSIELDGKTVNKEYAVSKISNRQSFLLINGLEQGSHTLKLTVVSGSCSVDAAQVLYDYEAVNKAVTNETSSVVESTDSSDSVSEDNDKSAKSNGGKGSFPFVPVAVGAAAVAAAIGAGVAIAKMKKKKD; encoded by the coding sequence ATGGGCATTTTAAAACGAATAACCGCACTTGCCATCGGTGCGGCGATTATGTGTACCGCAGTTAATACTGTATTTGCGGAAAATAATAACAGAGGTGATACGGTGAATATTAAAATTGACGGCAGTAAAGCAAACACAAGCGAAAACTTACTCTACAGAGGACAGGGCATGATCAGCTGTAACGGCTCGTCAAGGCTTTTGCTTGACTATAAGGAGAAAAATCCCGAAAGCTATAGCAAGATACTTGAACATCTTTACGGCAAAAACGGACTTAAATTTACTCATTTCAAGGTGGAAATGGGTGCCGATGTAAATACATCTTCCGGCACAGAGCCTGCGACTATGAGATATGAGGATGAAAAAGCCGATGTGACCCGAGGGGCAGGTTTTCAGCTTGCCGCCGATATTAAAAAGATAAATCCTGACGTAACACTTGATATGCTGTGGTGGAGCGAGCCGAAATGGGTATCGGATTCAAGCGATGTTTATGCCGCAAGATATAAATGGTATAAGCAAACGCTCGATGCCGCTTATGAAACCTACGGTCTTGTGTTTGACTATGTGAGTGCGAACCAAAATGAACGTGCCGTTGATACGGATTGGATAATCTATCTTTCAAAAGCCCTCAAAAGCGAAAAGGACTGTCCGTATGATTACTCTGAGATCAAGATAGTTGCGGCGGACGAATGCGGCACTTGGGGCATATCAAGGCTGATGATGAAGAATAAGGAGCTGTGTGATGCGGTCGATGTGATAGGTTCTCACTACACAAGCTTCGCTGATGATACTACAAAAAAGCTTGCGGAGGAATACGGCAAGGAATTATGGTTTTCCGAGGGAAGCTCACCTATGACCTATGCACAGTCGGCTTACCGCTTTGACGAGGGTAATTCCGGACTTACAGGTCTTAACGGTGTGCTTGATATTGCAAACCGTATGATTACAATGGTGAGCGGCGGATATATGACGCTGTACGAATATCAGCCTGCGGTCGCGGGATATTATGACGGCGTTACATATTGCCACAAACAGCTTATAAATGCCTGCACCCCGTGGAACGGCTATTACACCCTTGACAGCGGATATTATATGAATCTGCATTTCTCACAGTTTATGGATAAGGGCTGGAGCTTTATATTTGACGCTTGTTACGGCGATGCAAAGGTCGGCGGTGATGGTCACGCACTGGTTGATGCAAAGTACAGCTATATCACCGCTTGCAGTGCGGAAGGCGATTACAGCACGATTATTACAAATACGACATCGGAGCCTATCACATATAACTTTGAGGTGTCAAATCTTGCCAAGGCAGGAAATGAGGTATATGTCTGGGAAACAAGAGGCCCTGACAGCAATCAGAAATATGACGCTAACTACTTCAAGAAAATCGCTACGGTAACTCCCGAAAATAATAAGTATTCTGTCACGATAAAGCCGTATTCAATGATAACTGTATCAACTTTGAATATATCAGAGCCTGAATTTGATGTGCCGCAGGAAAGCGACAATAAGTTACTCTCATTGCCGTACACAGATGATTTCGGTTATTCGGATGAATTCCTTGCTTCAAGAGGAAACGCACCGCTTTATACGACCGATGAGGGCGGCGCTTTTGAGGTTGCCGAAAAGAACGGCGAAAAGGTGCTGATGCAGAAGATTACAAAGGATATTAAGGCTAACGAATGGGGCGGTACACCTGATCCGACAACTAATTTCGGCGATGACCGCTGGTATAATTACAGCGTAAGTGCGGATATACTTACAGACGGGAAAGACAGCTATGCAGGCGTAGGTCTGAGATATATCCTTGCAGACAGCGGAAGGAGCGGTTACAGCGTTACACTTTACGAAAACGGCAACTGGATATTCTTCGGTGGAAAGAAGAAGATTCTTGACGGAAATATAGCAGACTTTGATTCGTCAAAGTGGCATAATGTAAAAATTTCCGCACTGAACAATGATATAACAGTTTCAGTCGATGGCGAGAAAATAATTGATTATAAGGCTGAGGAGGGCGGCTACAGTGCAGGAAGAGCGGCACTCTACAGTTCATATAACAATTGCTGTTTTGATAATATCAAGGTTGAGGCAACCGACAGCGTTCAGCCGTATGTGAACAAGTTTGATAATTTTGACAACATATTTACTTACAGCGAAAACGGCTGGGAACACAGCACTATGGACAGCTTCAAAAACTACAAGCGTACAATTTCGCACGGCGCTGAAGGAGGTTATTTAACCGTTGATTTTGAGGGAACGGGCATTATCCTTACAGGCGCACAGAAAGGCGACACGGTTGTAAGCATTGAGCTTGACGGCAAAACCGTTAATAAGGAATATGCCGTATCAAAAATCAGCAACAGACAGTCGTTCTTGCTGATAAACGGCTTGGAGCAGGGCAGTCATACTCTTAAATTGACTGTCGTAAGCGGAAGCTGTTCTGTCGATGCGGCACAGGTGCTGTACGATTATGAGGCTGTGAATAAAGCTGTAACCAACGAAACGTCATCTGTAGTCGAAAGCACAGATTCATCCGACAGCGTTTCCGAAGATAACGACAAATCAGCAAAAAGCAACGGCGGTAAAGGCTCATTCCCGTTTGTTCCCGTTGCCGTAGGAGCGGCTGCTGTGGCTGCCGCAATCGGCGCAGGCGTTGCGATAGCAAAAATGAAAAAGAAGAAAGATTGA